One genomic segment of Acinetobacter sp. C26M includes these proteins:
- the tyrS gene encoding tyrosine--tRNA ligase, whose translation MCLGFVMSNFLPAEEQLALIQRGTHEIISEEDLLKKLKENRPLRVKAGFDPTAPDLHLGHTVLINKLKTFQDLGHEVTFLIGDYTAMIGDPTGKSATRPPLSQEQVIANAKTYQEQVFKILDPNKTKVRFNSEWFNQKSAADLIQLASQQTVSRMLERDDFTKRYNNHQPIAIHEFLYPLVQGYDSIALEADVELGGTDQTFNLLMGRTLQGRYGQESQVCITVPILEGLDGVNKMSKSLGNYIGVFDTPGAMYQKILSMPDSLIERYFDLLSFKSLDEIKVLLDEMAAGCNPQEIKRILALELVERFHDAEAAENAHKSAGNRVTEGEVPEDTPEVTISRGEFGGELFIATILRVAGLNPNAAAAKDAVGRGAVKVDWNVVDMSFSVKENVTLIIQSGKKAIARVTFTD comes from the coding sequence ATGTGTTTAGGTTTTGTGATGTCAAATTTCTTGCCAGCCGAAGAACAGCTTGCTCTCATTCAACGAGGCACGCACGAGATTATCTCTGAAGAAGATTTATTGAAAAAACTGAAAGAGAATCGTCCACTCCGTGTAAAAGCAGGCTTTGACCCAACGGCTCCTGATTTACACTTAGGACATACGGTTCTAATTAATAAATTAAAAACCTTCCAAGATTTGGGACATGAAGTCACTTTCTTGATTGGTGACTATACCGCTATGATTGGTGACCCAACGGGTAAAAGCGCAACACGTCCGCCGTTGTCACAAGAGCAAGTAATTGCCAACGCAAAAACCTATCAAGAACAAGTTTTTAAAATCTTAGATCCAAATAAAACCAAAGTTCGTTTTAACTCAGAATGGTTTAATCAAAAATCTGCGGCTGATCTGATTCAATTGGCAAGCCAGCAAACCGTATCACGTATGTTAGAACGTGATGACTTTACTAAGCGTTATAACAATCATCAACCGATTGCGATTCATGAGTTTCTGTATCCTTTGGTACAAGGCTATGATTCGATTGCACTTGAGGCAGATGTTGAGTTAGGTGGTACAGATCAGACCTTTAACTTATTGATGGGCCGTACTTTACAAGGTCGTTATGGTCAAGAGTCTCAAGTCTGCATTACTGTGCCGATTCTTGAAGGTTTAGATGGCGTGAATAAGATGTCTAAATCTTTAGGCAACTATATTGGTGTATTTGATACTCCAGGCGCGATGTATCAAAAAATCCTGTCGATGCCAGATAGCTTGATTGAACGTTACTTTGATCTACTGAGCTTTAAGTCACTTGATGAAATCAAAGTTTTGCTGGATGAAATGGCCGCAGGTTGTAACCCACAAGAGATCAAACGTATCTTGGCGCTTGAGTTGGTTGAACGTTTCCATGATGCAGAAGCAGCTGAAAATGCGCATAAGAGTGCAGGTAACCGTGTAACAGAAGGCGAAGTGCCAGAAGATACACCAGAAGTAACCATTTCTCGCGGTGAGTTTGGTGGTGAGTTATTTATTGCAACTATTCTTCGAGTGGCGGGCTTAAACCCAAATGCAGCGGCAGCAAAAGACGCCGTAGGTCGTGGTGCAGTAAAAGTTGACTGGAATGTGGTTGATATGAGCTTCTCTGTAAAAGAGAATGTTACTTTAATCATCCAGTCGGGTAAAAAAGCCATTGCTCGTGTGACTTTCACTGACTAA
- the erpA gene encoding iron-sulfur cluster insertion protein ErpA, with the protein MNAQALELSDNAAKKVRQLRESEGNNDLMLRVYVTGGGCSGFSYGFNFAESVNEDDAEFSNGDVKVLVDSLSYQYLVGSVVDYLEGLEGSRFVIQNPNATTTCGCGSSFSI; encoded by the coding sequence ATGAACGCCCAAGCTCTAGAATTGTCAGATAATGCTGCCAAAAAAGTTCGCCAACTACGCGAAAGTGAAGGCAATAACGATCTTATGTTACGTGTTTATGTAACGGGTGGTGGTTGTTCAGGATTTTCTTACGGCTTTAACTTCGCTGAAAGTGTCAATGAAGATGATGCTGAGTTCAGCAATGGTGATGTGAAAGTCTTGGTTGACTCGCTCAGCTATCAGTATCTCGTAGGTTCAGTTGTAGACTATCTTGAAGGATTGGAAGGCTCACGTTTTGTGATCCAAAACCCGAATGCGACCACAACTTGTGGCTGTGGATCATCTTTTTCGATTTAA
- a CDS encoding GNAT family N-acetyltransferase, which translates to MLSYRLLCSANEADIAGIQAVFEATPNYFKLIQGYSAEKNAARNDLKAVPSGHPFTAKFFYAIYHKEQMIGCIDILQGYPESSIVFIGLLLFIESHQGLGYGPQAVNFISGLANTWGCDRLRIAVVESNEPAFAFWSRQGFVELYRKELSEYVAPVIVMERTLIFKSEEIDETQLFFTTP; encoded by the coding sequence ATGCTGAGTTATCGTCTTCTCTGTTCAGCTAATGAAGCTGATATAGCCGGTATTCAAGCTGTATTTGAGGCTACTCCAAATTATTTTAAACTCATTCAAGGATATAGCGCAGAGAAAAATGCTGCTCGAAACGATCTAAAAGCTGTACCTAGTGGACATCCATTTACTGCAAAGTTTTTTTACGCGATTTATCATAAAGAACAGATGATTGGTTGTATTGATATTCTGCAAGGTTATCCCGAGTCATCAATAGTATTTATTGGACTGCTATTGTTTATAGAGTCTCATCAAGGTTTAGGCTATGGTCCACAAGCAGTCAATTTTATTTCGGGTCTTGCGAATACTTGGGGATGTGATCGGTTGAGAATTGCAGTGGTTGAATCAAATGAACCTGCGTTCGCATTTTGGTCAAGGCAAGGTTTTGTAGAGCTCTATCGTAAAGAGCTTAGTGAATATGTTGCTCCCGTAATTGTTATGGAGAGAACACTCATTTTTAAATCAGAGGAAATAGATGAAACTCAACTCTTTTTCACCACTCCCTGA
- a CDS encoding cytidine deaminase — translation MQQKLFQAAKDFMERRYPQGWGGVAALATESGKILLSVAPETRNDALSLCMEVGACLEAHKINEKITHSLCICRESEHSNILILTPCGICQERLSYWGGDVLVAVSTAENKLLFKPLRELMPYHWSIVNGVQL, via the coding sequence ATGCAACAAAAGCTATTTCAAGCTGCGAAAGACTTCATGGAGAGACGTTATCCTCAAGGTTGGGGCGGTGTTGCGGCACTCGCCACAGAGAGCGGTAAAATTCTACTCAGTGTTGCCCCTGAAACACGAAATGATGCTTTATCACTTTGTATGGAAGTCGGGGCATGCTTGGAGGCACATAAAATCAATGAAAAAATTACACATTCCCTCTGTATATGTAGAGAGTCGGAACATTCAAATATTCTCATTTTAACGCCTTGTGGGATCTGCCAAGAGCGTCTTTCCTATTGGGGTGGCGATGTTCTAGTCGCAGTTAGTACAGCTGAGAACAAATTATTATTTAAACCTTTAAGAGAGTTGATGCCCTATCATTGGTCGATTGTGAATGGGGTACAGCTTTAA
- a CDS encoding putative solute-binding protein: MKKIALALAATSIFGVSASTQAAIDVCVFDLLGKSGESYKMMQDWALAAKGWGADVNLLAITDEQVADNNFKAGKCAAVAMTAMRARPYNKFAGSVDSLGGAPSNEVAQRAITYVLDARNAAKMTTNLGGNKYEIGGIAPLGAAYIFVRDKSINSIEKAAGKKFAVLGYDDAQKIMVQRVGAQAVLSDISNFAAKFNNGQVDMVGAPAYAYKPLELSKGLGSNGAMFNFPVLQVTADLVLRPEKFPAGFGQKSRDYFVKQLPKAFAMIKRYEAEIPAKYKMNLSAEDNLKYQKLLRDGRLDLTKRGIYDASMMSVLKKARCSVDKANFECALPGE, encoded by the coding sequence ATGAAAAAAATTGCACTTGCTCTTGCAGCAACTTCGATCTTTGGTGTATCTGCTTCTACTCAAGCAGCAATAGATGTGTGTGTATTCGACTTATTAGGAAAGTCAGGTGAATCATACAAAATGATGCAAGACTGGGCACTCGCAGCGAAAGGCTGGGGCGCTGATGTCAACCTACTTGCAATCACGGATGAACAGGTTGCAGACAATAACTTCAAAGCGGGTAAATGTGCTGCTGTTGCGATGACAGCAATGCGTGCTCGTCCATATAACAAATTTGCAGGTTCAGTCGATTCATTGGGCGGTGCACCGAGCAATGAAGTTGCACAACGTGCAATTACTTATGTATTGGATGCTCGTAATGCAGCGAAAATGACCACCAATTTGGGTGGTAACAAGTATGAAATCGGTGGTATTGCACCATTAGGTGCTGCTTACATTTTCGTACGTGACAAGAGCATTAACTCAATTGAAAAAGCAGCGGGTAAAAAATTCGCTGTATTGGGTTATGACGATGCGCAAAAAATCATGGTTCAACGTGTAGGCGCGCAAGCGGTACTTTCTGATATTTCTAACTTTGCTGCTAAATTTAATAACGGCCAAGTAGATATGGTGGGTGCGCCTGCGTATGCTTACAAACCATTAGAGTTAAGCAAAGGCTTAGGTTCAAATGGTGCAATGTTTAACTTCCCTGTACTACAAGTCACTGCGGATCTTGTTCTTCGTCCAGAGAAATTCCCAGCTGGTTTTGGTCAAAAATCTCGTGATTACTTTGTGAAGCAACTTCCAAAAGCATTCGCTATGATCAAGCGTTATGAAGCTGAGATTCCAGCGAAGTACAAAATGAATTTAAGTGCAGAAGATAACTTGAAATACCAAAAGTTATTGCGTGACGGTCGTCTAGACTTAACCAAACGTGGTATTTACGATGCAAGTATGATGTCTGTATTGAAGAAAGCGCGCTGTTCAGTAGATAAAGCGAACTTTGAATGTGCATTACCGGGTGAATAA
- a CDS encoding GNAT family N-acetyltransferase: MKISLLIDHPEAVGKIAKWYYNEWAYLSLQITEEMMYHKVLEKVVNRDVIPLAIVAHHENELIGALELKLRENKNYPEYEHWIGGIFVDPLWRGQGVASQMILLAKEKAKELGVTMLYLQCESHNITLYQKHGFKVLHQANHHTVETTIMRYEQ; this comes from the coding sequence ATGAAAATTTCTTTGCTCATAGATCACCCTGAGGCGGTTGGAAAAATTGCAAAGTGGTACTATAACGAATGGGCTTATCTCTCTTTACAGATCACCGAAGAAATGATGTACCACAAGGTGCTGGAAAAAGTAGTTAATCGTGATGTTATTCCCTTAGCAATCGTAGCTCATCATGAAAATGAATTGATCGGTGCCTTAGAACTTAAGCTACGAGAGAATAAAAACTATCCAGAATATGAGCATTGGATCGGTGGGATTTTTGTTGATCCCTTATGGAGAGGGCAAGGTGTTGCAAGTCAAATGATTTTATTGGCAAAAGAAAAAGCCAAAGAATTAGGCGTAACCATGCTCTATTTACAATGTGAAAGCCATAATATTACACTTTATCAAAAGCATGGTTTTAAAGTACTGCATCAAGCCAATCACCATACTGTAGAAACAACAATTATGAGATATGAACAATAA
- a CDS encoding ankyrin repeat domain-containing protein produces MKLNSFSPLPEDDDELHLPELVYWASLGDVEQVEQLLAEGIDPNQTDDEGYSALQAAAENDHLSIVKLLVSRGANVAYKGEYSALQLAEMAEHAEIVEYLKSL; encoded by the coding sequence ATGAAACTCAACTCTTTTTCACCACTCCCTGAAGATGATGATGAACTGCATCTTCCTGAGCTAGTCTATTGGGCTTCACTTGGTGATGTGGAACAAGTAGAGCAACTATTGGCAGAGGGGATAGACCCAAACCAGACCGATGACGAAGGCTATAGTGCGTTACAGGCCGCTGCTGAGAACGATCATTTGTCCATAGTGAAGCTGTTGGTGAGTAGAGGTGCAAATGTCGCTTATAAAGGCGAATATAGTGCGCTACAGCTTGCTGAAATGGCAGAGCATGCCGAAATCGTTGAGTACTTAAAAAGTCTTTAG
- a CDS encoding anhydro-N-acetylmuramic acid kinase, whose protein sequence is MSAIYIGVMTGTSMDGVDIVATSFDPLTLHATLTVPFEPELRDELMALTLPDDNEIDRMGKADVALAQMIGHGINQLIEQNNLDRTQIKAIGSHGQTIRHRPEHGFTLQIGDPNIITEITQLPVVSDFRRRDMAAGGQGAPLVPAFHQALFQHDSIHRVILNLGGIANVSMLPANNLDGVYGFDTGPANILMDAWCHRHTGHPYDENGDWAAYGNPIRSLLDRLQNHEFFAKEPPKSTGREDFNLEWLDEQLSDWRNDLEYDELEDTPENIQSTLMKLTTRAIKKAIYRSKETMPTGEIYVCGGGAYNSHLLEQLRWRLRKHNWSVQTTDALDLAPTWVEATAFAWLAMRFVQQLSGNLPAVTGAAGDRILGTITMV, encoded by the coding sequence ATGAGCGCGATCTATATTGGTGTAATGACAGGCACGAGCATGGATGGTGTTGATATTGTTGCAACTTCATTCGACCCTTTAACGCTGCATGCCACACTAACAGTGCCTTTTGAGCCTGAATTACGTGATGAATTGATGGCGTTGACCCTGCCAGATGACAATGAAATTGATCGTATGGGCAAAGCCGATGTCGCTTTGGCGCAAATGATTGGGCATGGCATCAATCAACTGATTGAACAAAATAATTTAGATCGAACTCAAATTAAAGCCATCGGTTCACATGGACAAACTATTCGTCATCGCCCTGAACATGGCTTCACTTTACAAATTGGTGATCCCAATATCATCACAGAAATCACACAACTGCCTGTGGTCTCGGATTTCCGTCGTCGTGACATGGCCGCAGGTGGTCAAGGTGCACCTTTAGTGCCTGCTTTCCATCAAGCACTGTTTCAACATGACAGCATTCACCGCGTGATTTTAAATTTAGGTGGCATTGCCAATGTCAGTATGTTACCTGCAAATAATTTAGACGGCGTATATGGTTTTGATACCGGCCCTGCCAATATCTTGATGGATGCGTGGTGTCATCGCCACACAGGACATCCTTATGATGAAAATGGCGATTGGGCAGCATATGGCAATCCAATTCGTTCTTTATTGGATCGTTTGCAGAATCATGAATTTTTCGCTAAAGAGCCTCCGAAGAGCACAGGTCGTGAAGACTTTAATTTAGAATGGCTCGATGAGCAGCTCAGCGATTGGCGCAATGATCTGGAATATGATGAACTGGAAGATACGCCAGAAAATATTCAATCCACGTTGATGAAGCTCACCACACGCGCCATCAAAAAAGCGATTTACCGTAGCAAAGAAACTATGCCGACTGGTGAAATCTATGTTTGTGGTGGCGGTGCCTATAATTCACATTTACTTGAGCAACTCCGTTGGCGCTTACGTAAGCATAATTGGTCGGTACAAACCACGGATGCACTTGATTTAGCTCCAACATGGGTAGAAGCGACCGCTTTTGCGTGGTTAGCCATGCGTTTTGTACAGCAACTCAGTGGCAACTTACCTGCGGTGACTGGTGCAGCTGGAGATCGTATTCTCGGCACCATCACCATGGTATAA
- a CDS encoding putative solute-binding protein gives MQWFRTLLLAAGVAAVSAGAQAKQTICVFDIVGKSGDVYALMKDYQLAAKTWGADIELKVGTNEAVIAEDFKAGKCDGVSITGMRGRQFNQFTGSLDAIGAITDLKLAVKVMQGLASPAFAKAMVNGKYEVVGVIPVGDAYLLVNDRNINTVAKAAGKKIAVLDYDEAQKIMASQVGAQAVSSDITNFGAKFNNGQVDIIGAPAAAFKPLELHKGLGTKGAIVNYPILQVTGNLIIHPDKFPAGFGQKSREWVKAQLPRAFGILGKMKADIPQKYWMEVPAADKPGYQKLMREARINLTAKGIYDKRMMKLLWQFRCREDAKNFECGLQDENYK, from the coding sequence ATGCAATGGTTTAGAACTCTATTACTTGCCGCAGGGGTTGCAGCCGTATCTGCAGGTGCTCAGGCAAAACAGACAATTTGTGTATTCGATATCGTGGGTAAAAGTGGCGATGTCTATGCATTGATGAAGGATTATCAGCTTGCTGCAAAAACTTGGGGTGCTGATATTGAGCTTAAAGTTGGAACGAATGAAGCGGTGATTGCAGAAGATTTTAAAGCAGGAAAATGTGATGGTGTGAGTATCACGGGAATGCGTGGTCGTCAGTTTAATCAATTTACTGGCTCGTTAGATGCGATTGGTGCAATTACTGATCTCAAGCTTGCTGTGAAAGTTATGCAGGGCTTAGCCAGTCCAGCTTTTGCCAAAGCGATGGTCAATGGCAAGTATGAAGTCGTAGGTGTAATACCCGTGGGGGATGCTTACTTACTTGTGAATGACCGTAATATCAATACGGTGGCCAAAGCTGCAGGTAAGAAAATCGCTGTTTTAGATTACGATGAAGCACAAAAAATTATGGCATCACAAGTTGGTGCACAAGCGGTAAGCTCAGATATTACGAACTTTGGCGCTAAGTTCAATAATGGTCAGGTCGATATTATTGGTGCGCCAGCTGCAGCATTTAAGCCTTTAGAACTACATAAAGGTTTAGGAACCAAAGGGGCGATTGTCAATTATCCAATTCTGCAAGTCACGGGTAATTTAATTATCCATCCTGATAAATTTCCAGCTGGTTTTGGTCAAAAATCTCGAGAATGGGTAAAAGCACAGTTACCACGTGCCTTTGGTATTTTGGGGAAAATGAAAGCCGATATTCCACAAAAATACTGGATGGAAGTGCCAGCTGCGGATAAACCTGGCTACCAAAAGTTAATGCGTGAAGCACGCATTAATCTGACCGCTAAAGGAATCTATGACAAGCGCATGATGAAATTGTTATGGCAATTCCGTTGCCGTGAAGACGCGAAGAATTTTGAATGTGGCTTACAAGACGAGAACTACAAATAA